The Euphorbia lathyris chromosome 2, ddEupLath1.1, whole genome shotgun sequence genome includes a window with the following:
- the LOC136220463 gene encoding late embryogenesis abundant protein D-34-like — MSQGQLQKLQSDEEQEAITYGDVFGVRGAIASEPVASGDAAIMKSAERSVLGYSQIGGPASVMQAASGVNVATGAVDPNTVSDAVLNRGVTVTQDNIGDTQIVTEKVGGEVVGQYVEQTLVESTLGMDSITIGEALEAAAYSEAADKPIDESDAAAIKAAEVRAIGSNTTPAGGIGAQAQSAAQLNALIMRDENKTTLSDVLADASTKLSGDKMVTREDAEGVIGAEIRNKADMMTTPGGVAASMAAAARLNQNV, encoded by the exons ATGAGTCAAGGACAGCTACAAAAACTCCAGtcagatgaagaacaagaagcCATTACATACGGTGACGTATTTGGTGTTAGAGGCGCAATAGCCTCTGAGCCCGTGGCATCAGGAGATGCAGCAATTATGAAATCTGCCGAGAGATCAGTACTGGGCTATTCCCAGATAGGCGGCCCAGCTTCTGTTATGCAAGCTGCTTCTGGAGTCAACGTAGCAACCGGCGCTGTGGATCCTAATACTGTTAGTGATGCTGTTTTAAACCGGGGCGTCACTGTAACTCAAGATAATATTGGCGATACTCAAATTGTCACAGAGAAAGTTGGAGGAGAGGTTGTAGGACAGTATGTTGAGCAAACACTAGTAGAGTCAACACTAGGTATGGATAGTATAACGATCGGAGAAGCATTAGAGGCGGCAGCTTATTCAGAAGCAGCAGACAAACCAATTGATGAGAGCGATGCAGCTGCTATTAAAGCTGCAGAGGTGAGAGCTATTGGTAGTAATACCACGCCTGCTGGTGGAATTGGCGCACAAGCACAGTCAGCTGCACAGCTTAACGCCCTGATTATGCGTGACGAAAACAAAACCACTCTTTCTGATGTTCTGGCG GATGCAAGTACAAAGTTGAGTGGGGATAAGATGGTGACGCGTGAAGATGCTGAAGGAGTGATAGGAGCTGAAATAAGGAACAAAGCAGATATGATGACTACTCCAGGTGGTGTTGCTGCATCAATGGCTGCTGCTGCTAGGCTTAATCAGAATGTTTAA
- the LOC136220461 gene encoding late embryogenesis abundant protein D-34-like yields the protein MSQEQQARPESELEPIKYGDIFNVHGDLASKAIAPVDAAVMQSAENRVLGETRKGGPASSMQTAAKLNLKHGLVDPNEATDVARHKLTDVTEKHVSGDRIITESIAGQIVAQYIEPRVETTTPGGTLDKDAITIGESLEAASLSAGDKLVEQSDAAAIQAAEVRATGVNEVLPGGIGAQAQSAATRNSTGADKTTLSDILADATLKLPADKPVTRQDAERVIQAEVRNKPDTNMHTTPGAVAASVAAAANANRNM from the exons ATGAGCCAAGAACAGCAGGCAAGACCCGAATCTGAGTTGGAACCCATAAAGTACGGGGACATATTTAACGTCCATGGCGATCTAGCTTCCAAAGCCATCGCACCAGTTGATGCAGCCGTCATGCAATCTGCTGAAAACAGGGTCCTTGGGGAGACTAGGAAAGGTGGACCTGCCTCCTCTATGCAAACTGCAGCAAAACTCAACTTAAAACATGGACTCGTCGATCCTAATGAAGCCACAGATGTCGCCAGACACAAGCTCACCGACGTAACAGAGAAACATGTTTCCGGTGACCGTATTATCACCGAATCAATAGCTGGACAGATCGTGGCACAATATATTGAACCCAGGGTGGAGACTACAACCCCAGGAGGAACTCTTGATAAGGATGCTATTACAATTGGTGAATCGCTAGAAGCGGCATCTCTTTCAGCTGGTGATAAACTTGTTGAGCAGAGTGATGCAGCTGCCATACAAGCTGCTGAAGTTAGAGCAACTGGTGTTAACGAGGTTTTACCTGGCGGAATTGGCGCACAAGCCCAGTCTGCTGCTACCCGCAATTCCACCGGCGCTGATAAAACCACGCTTTCCGACATCCTAGCg GATGCGACACTGAAACTGCCGGCAGACAAACCAGTGACGCGGCAAGATGCTGAAAGGGTTATCCAAGCGGAGGTAAGGAACAAGCCGGACACCAACATGCATACAACCCCTGGAGCTGTAGCGGCGTCAGTGGCAGCTGCTGCTAATGCTAATCGAAACATGTAA